One genomic region from Yarrowia lipolytica chromosome 1C, complete sequence encodes:
- a CDS encoding uncharacterized protein (Compare to YALI0C09504g, similar to CA1756|IPF14562 Candida albicans unknown function), with protein MNSFSKLAENVVDGVNDVLTNPAYHEYLAVLKGTRNGIVYGGRLRFSHALVMALLFRSGPWSKRWASIFKATRQHATSLGSFVFIYKSVLLLLKKSRGDGVANLKHIEHRNNGMDAFIAGLIGGYLVFGRESAPSLNQQIVLYVFSRVVMGFGNLLIKKVLLPMWRQQQMKDGFIGGVTAQSRASKFRNVSWAVFASVCWGLIMYLFRTDPDVIQPSMLHSLKYLYVDSESWTGMGDFF; from the exons ATGAACTCTTTCAGCAAACTGGCCGAAAACGTGGTCGACGGCGTGAACGATGTGCTGACTAATCCGGCCTATCACGAGTATTTGGCGGTCTTGAAGGGCACGAGAAATG gaATCGTCTACGGAGGACGTCTCCGGTTCTCACACGCTCTGGTCATGGCTCTCCTCTTCCGTTCAGGACCTTGGTCCAAACGATGGGCTTCCATTTTCAAAGCGACCCGTCAACACGCCACGTCGCTCGGCTCTTTTGTGTTCATCTACAAGAGcgttctgctgctgctcaaaaaGTCCCGTGGAGACGGCGTTGCCAACCTCAAACACATTGAGCACCGAAATAACGGCATGGACGCCTTTATCGCCGGTCTTATTGGTGGCTATCTGGTGTTTGGACGCGAGTCTGCGCCCTCCCTCAACCAGCAGATTGTGCTCTACGTCTTTTCGCGAGTGGTTATGGGCTTTGGCAACCTGCTGATCAAAAAGGTGCTGCTGCCCATGTGgagacagcagcagatgaAGGACGGGTTCATTGGTGGTGTGACTGCACAGTCTCGTGCCTCCAAGTTCCGAAATGTGTCTTGGGCCGTGTTTGCCTCCGTGTGCTGGGGTCTGATCATGTATCTTTTCCGAACCGATCCCGATGTCATTCAGCCAAGTATGCTGCACTCGTTGAAGTACCTCTATGTGGACAGTGAGAGTTGGACGGGAATGGGGGATTTCTTCTAA
- a CDS encoding uncharacterized protein (Compare to YALI0C09548g, similar to Saccharomyces cerevisiae ACN9 (YDR511W); ancestral locus Anc_1.44, similar to uniprot|Q8X1Y8 Kluyveromyces lactis Hypothetical 15.0 kDa protein (Fragment)), giving the protein MLPRTPLFQAAKTFTSKPRGARKPAIPLIAPLPLYRQLLRAHRKHLDPDRRSLGDMYIKSEFRLHKDIQDPLQIVGFLSQWQKYLEMIKGDTWRQEKLDLSVLQKMSDEQIVQLYELMQAAQDEKSEYGVFDDLTDKR; this is encoded by the coding sequence ATGTTGCCTAGAACCCCGCTATTTCAGGCCGCCAAGACGTTTACCAGCAAGCCGCGAGGCGCGCGCAAGCCTGCGATTCCGCTGATTGCGCCGCTGCCTCTCTACCGACAGCTGCTGAGAGCGCACCGAAAACATCTTGACCCGGATCGACGGTCGCTCGGAGACATGTACATCAAGAGCGAGTTCCGGCTACACAAGGACATCCAGGACCCGCTGCAGATTGTGGGGTTTCTGTCGCAGTGGCAAAAGTATCTGGAGATGATCAAGGGCGACACTTGGAGacaggagaagctggatTTGTCCGTGTTGCAGAAAATGTCTGACGAGCAGATTGTGCAATTGTACGAGCTCATGCAGGCTGCTCAGGACGAAAAGTCCGAGTACGGAGTCTTTGATGATTTGACCGACAAGAGGtag
- a CDS encoding uncharacterized protein (Compare to YALI0C09570g, some similarities with uniprot|P04397 Saccharomyces cerevisiae YBR019c GAL10 UDP-glucose 4-epimerase) encodes MTFCNTGATLQSWENSILGFENHTNYLNRQNPYFGATIGPVANRLYQPNGILLHGGKEGWSWKKWNKSSPAAAENSNVTKFELRDTHITAHVTYTLTKSPDKKTSQLEIEYSVNSNELGKSMPISMTNHSYFCLDKDGAEGEGHVTVDDHELWLCNDHVIEHKDGLQSEPPTGELVRCEALLKAGAGESRDTFSSLGRFSDLSSLGGTSISLNGTVLDHTFAVDNDRLSRDAKLDTRDDPLVSVAILSRGKTRLTVKTTEPCFQVYTGDYNNVELLPGESRDFGRRSGVAIECSRPTNAWNVPGWRPWVDLGQGEYGAKIIYGAWEKFRELQIQLQRALNTDVNLTELQTPISTYRAPNTNIDFTKLQTISNLAQVGDRMFKMII; translated from the exons ATGACCTTTTGCAACACGGGAGCAACGCTCCAGAGCTGGGAAAATAGCATCCTCGGGTTTGAAAACCACACAAATTACCTGAACCGACAAAACCCCTACTTTGGAGCTACAATTGGCCCGGTAGCTAACCGGCTATACCAACCAAACGGTATCCTGTTGCACGGCGGAAAAGAAGGCTGGTCCTGGAAGAAATGGAACAAGAGCTCCCCCGCCGCCGCTGAAAATAGTAACGTGACCAAATTTGAGCTCAGAGATACCCACATCACCGCCCACGTGACATATACGCTGACTAAGTCgcccgacaagaagacgTCCCAACTGGAAATCGAATACTCCGTCAACAGTAATGAGCTGGGTAAGAGCATGCCGATTAGCATGACAAATCACAGCTACTTCTGCTTGGACAAAGACGGTGCCGAAGGTgagggtcacgtgaccgtcgACGACCACGAGCTCTGGCTGTGTAACGATCATGTGATTGAACATAAGGACGGTCTGCAATCGGAGCCTCCTACGGGCGAGCTTGTCCGATGCGAGGCATTGTTAAAGGCGGGGGCGggtgagtcacgtgacacatTCTCGTCACTTGGTCGCTTTTCGGACTTGTCTTCACTTGGTGGGACGTCCATCTCCCTCAATGGAACTGTTCTCGACCACACTTTTGCTGTCGATAACGACAGGCTTTCACGTGATGCCAAGCTCGATACCCGTGATGATCCATTAGTCAGCGTTGCAATTTTGTCACGTGGAAAGACCCGTCTGACCGTCAAGACCACCGAGCCCTGTTTCCAGGTCTATACCGGCGACTACAACAATGTGGAACTGCTTCCCGgcgagtcacgtgactttggTCGACGTTCTGGGGTTGCGATTGAGTGTTCTCGCCCCACGAATGCTTGGAATGTTCCTGGGTGGCGGCCGTGGGTTGATTTGGGTCAGGGGGAGTATGGTGCTAAGATTATCTAT GGAGCTTGGGAGAAATTTCGAGAGCTTCAAATCCAACTTCAGAGAGCGTTAAACACCGATGTCAACTTGACAGAGCTTCAAACACCGATATCAACTTACAGAGCTCCAAACACCAATATCGACTTCACAAAGCTCCAAACGATATCCAACCTAGCTCAAGTTGGAGACAGGATGTTTAAGATGATCATCTGA
- a CDS encoding uncharacterized protein (Compare to YALI0C09460g, similar to Saccharomyces cerevisiae TAH18 (YPR048W); ancestral locus Anc_3.329, similar to uniprot|Q12181 Saccharomyces cerevisiae YPR048W TAH18 protein): protein MSFLLNLIPAISHTNHDEMHEPNQTHLHRHADTSPTNQHNTSHKMTTTEPIHVTTGSGESRDHTEPRHVTPTSPNALDGRRITIAYATETGNAQDFATLLGNACTRLRFESHVVQMNDLSPETLTQDVSVLVIVCSTTGQGEIPLNGKKLWKFLLRKKLPPNLLSHVTFTTFGLGDSSYPRFNWAIRKIHKRLSQLGASEVGSRGECDDMSPDSIETMYNEWQARFCESLLKAFPLPEGVEVIPGEKLLPAKFPVKVLTNKPKRDTSDADHVACTRKDVLQGTVVGNERVTAKGHFQDVRFFQIDANTEDNDMADLSRDFSKLNSDSRDLHDVSRAVSAGSSIDFSTGDTVSLFPQNSVADVDLLLRDQGWEDIADYKLDAPSLPPIEGGYVTPLTLRSLITHHLDIMGIPRQSFFTYVFHFATSERQKERLQEFSQPGEGLEDLFDYANRPRRSILEVVTEFDSLKIPLKYVLDVFPLMRPRLFSISQKAHTMPIQLCVAIVKYQTIIKRIREGVLTRWLGGLAIGQKIVFTKHSTPIPDLDNYDVIMVAPGTGVAPMRSLILSRESEKETVLFFGNRFREKDFLFQADLEKAVGDKKLNLFTSFSRDENSGGYVQQEMYRQKELVARVLCSKQGVLYVCGSSGKMPREVRITVVTCVQEVNGWTEEQAEEWVKGMEKSGRYLQETW, encoded by the coding sequence ATGTCTTTCCTCCTAAATCTGATTCCCGCAATCTCCCACACCAATCATGACGAAATGCACGAACCTAATCAGACTCACCTCCACAGGCACGCTGacacatctccaaccaaCCAGCACAACACCAGCCACAAAATGACAACGACCGAACCGATCCACGTGACAACAGGCTCGGgcgaatcacgtgaccacacAGAACCGcgccacgtgactccgACGTCGCCGAACGCGCTTGACGGCCGCAGAATCACCATCGCATATGCGACCGAGACCGGCAACGCCCAGGACTTTGCCACGCTGCTGGGAAACGCATGCACCCGGCTCCGGTTcgagagtcacgtggttcAGATGAACGACCTGAGCCCCGAAACTCTGACGCAGGACGTTTCTGTGCTCGTTATTGTGTGTTCTACCACTGGCCAGGGCGAGATTCCTCTGAACGGAAAGAAGCTGTGGAAGTTCCTTCTCCGAAAGAAGCTCCCGCCCAATCTTTTGAGCCACGTGACATTCACGACGTTTGGGCTCGGCGATTCGTCCTATCCCCGGTTCAATTGGGCTATTCGGAAGATTCATAAGCGGTTGAGTCAGCTGGGAGCTTCTGAAGTGGGATCGCGTGGAGAGTGTGACGACATGTCTCCTGATTCTATCGAAACCATGTACAATGAGTGGCAGGCCCGTTTTTGCGAGTCTCTTCTCAAGGCTTTCCCCTTGCCTGAAGGAGTTGAAGTCATTCCTGGTGAGAAGTTGTTACCAGCCAAGTTCCCGGTCAAAGTGCTCACAAACAAGCCCAAGAGGGATACCAGTGACGCCGACCATGTGGCATGCACTCGGAAGGACGTTTTGCAGGGCACTGTGGTGGGTAATGAGCGAGTTACTGCCAAGGGACATTTCCAAGACGTGCGCTTCTTTCAGATTGACGCCAACACGGAAGATAACGACATGGCCGACCTGTCACGGGACTTTTCCAAACTTAACAGtgactcacgtgacctgcACGATGTTTCCCGCGCAGTCTCTGCTGGTTCTTCCATTGATTTTTCTACCGGAGACACGGTTTCTTTGTTTCCCCAGAATTCCGTTGCCGATgtggatcttcttcttcgagACCAGGGCTGGGAGGATATTGCTGACTACAAGCTTGACGccccttctcttcctcctaTTGAGGGAGGCTATGTGACTCCTCTGACACTTCGGTCTCTGATTACCCATCATTTGGACATCATGGGTATCCCTCGACAGTCGTTTTTCACCTATGTGTTTCATTTTGCCACCAGCGAGCGTCAGAAGGAGCGTCTTCAAGAGTTTTCGCAGCCGGGAGAAGGTCTGGAGGATTTGTTTGACTATGCCAACCGACCGCGGCGTTCGATTCTCGAGGTTGTCACCGAATTTGATTCTCTCAAGATCCCTCTCAAGTACGTGCTTGATGTGTTCCCTCTGATGCGTCCTCGACTGTTTAGTATCAGTCAGAAGGCCCATACTATGCCCATCCAGCTGTGTGTTGCCATTGTTAAGTATCAGACTATCATCAAGCGTATTCGAGAGGGAGTTTTGACTCGGTGGCTTGGAGGACTTGCGATTGGCCAGAAAATTGTCTTCACCAAGCACTCTACTCCCATTCCCGATCTCGACAACTACGATGTCATCATGGTTGCCCCCGGCACTGGCGTGGCTCCCATGCGgtcgttgatcttgtctcGGGAGTCTGAAAAGGAGACTGTGTTGTTCTTTGGCAACAGATTCCGAGAGAAGGACTTTTTGTTCCAGGCCGACTTGGAGAAGGCCGTTGgagacaagaagctgaaTCTGTTCACGTCCTTCTCGAGAGACGAAAACTCGGGAGGTTACGTCCAGCAGGAAATGTACCggcagaaggagctggttGCCCGGGTGCTTTGTTCGAAGCAGGGAGTGCTGTATGTGTGTGGTAGCAGTGGCAAGATGCCTCGAGAGGTGCGAATCACtgtggtcacgtgcgtTCAGGAGGTGAATGGGTGGActgaggagcaggccgAGGAGTGGGTCAAGGGTATGGAAAAGAGTGGACGGTATTTGCAGGAGACGTGGTAG
- a CDS encoding uncharacterized protein (Compare to YALI0C09372g, no similarity) translates to MTIRLVAAGVVASSIVAFLFFGALSILLITAVPILMFVPLMIPVYMGVAFVRGGNSGLRQWIGLRPQTPTSRNNDKTDEALEAKKRQWRRASSMRLRDYMEEDDVEQIAKRVEAIRRQRDEQKTLMDELIEIDALDGTTDAVLQATEKHHQQKKQKQQQQQQQLPASIPPKAPRTPALAPQNGSGAHIVAQVVEEPATASSPTRDTGTVSPPAQRPERTDFNVKGQPEVGMTSQNVSAVLSPVAEEE, encoded by the coding sequence GCATTGTGGCGTTTCTCTTCTTCGGGGCGCTGTCCATCCTGCTCATCACAGCCGTGCCGATCCTCATGTTTGTGCCGCTCATGATCCCCGTGTACATGGGCGTGGCGTTTGTGCGCGGAGGCAACTCCGGGCTGCGCCAGTGGATCGGGCTGCGACCACAAACCCCGACGTCGCgcaacaacgacaagacCGACGAGGCTCTGGAAGCCAAAAAACGACAATGGCGACGGGCCTCGTCCATGCGCCTGAGAGACtacatggaggaggacgacgtGGAACAGATAGCCAAACGGGTAGAGGCCATTCGACGCCAGCGAGACGAGCAGAAGACGCTCATGGACGAGCTCATTGAAATCGACGCGCTGGACGGCACCACCGACGCCGTGTTGCAGGCTACAGAGAAGCACCACCaacagaagaagcagaagcagcagcagcagcagcagcaactgCCTGCCAGCATTCCACCCAAGGCTCCACGTACACCTGCACTGGCCCCTCAAAATGGTAGTGGTGCCCACATAGTGGCCCAGGTGGTTGAGGAGCCTGCGACAGCTTCTTCCCCGACCCGTGACACAGGGACCGTCAGTCCCCCCGCGCAGCGTCCCGAGAGGACAGACTTTAATGTCAAAGGCCAGCCCGAGGTGGGCATGACTTCTCAGAACGTGTCTGCCGTCTTATCTCCGGTTGCGGAGGAGGAATGA
- a CDS encoding uncharacterized protein (Compare to YALI0C09394g, no similarity, similar to Saccharomyces cerevisiae YPL034W; ancestral locus Anc_2.378): MPPRCTATTVKGEQCKNQSVVTVSSGHYCGVHGKVKPATTGKYNRKVLVDNKPQIEAKQGYIYVYSLCEGKNKGGRVNANPQIFNHERQAFESLPANLTLVKVGYTTKTPRKRLQEWSKQCQHAIELLPNPKYPIQRRNQETYDASENGWLIYKEAKSPQAIETQVHNLLWQLFGKGHVVCDGCHKNISDGEVRTRTDNGMNRHVEWFCLDRRDVPVVYEIVGCLTNGGDPEELPAVMTRLKLAPKWWTSKRGAHLSPQTVRQSLLEQNDRRPSTVSRSTQALSDRVISPHTTSTIVPSSRSQLLLLSSSDGQTSLLLKHACAVAPFILYNTFDHLRSVWYHECIVAIQ, encoded by the exons ATGCCGCCCCGGTGCACAGCCACGACCGTCAAGGGGGAGCAGTGCAAGAACCAGTCGGTGGTGACCGTGTCTTCTGGTCACTACTGCGGGGTTCACGGCAAGGTCAAGCCTGCGACGACCGGCAAGTACAACCGCAAAGTGCTTGTCGACAACAAGCCGCAGATCGAGGCCAAGCAAGGGTACATTTATGTGTATTCATTGTGCGAGGGCAAGAACAAGGGCGGACGGGTGAATGCCAATCCTCAGATTTTCAACCATGAGAGGCAGGCGTTTGAGAGTCTTCCTGCAAATCTGACGCTGGTCAAGGTCGGATACACAACGAAGACACCTCGGAAACGGCTGCAGGAGTGGTCGAAACAGTGCCAGCATGCCATAGAGCTGCTTCCCAACCCCAAGTATCCGATTCAGCGGCGGAACCAGGAGACGTATGACGCCTCGGAAAACGGCTGGTTGATCtacaaggaggccaagtCGCCGCAGGCTATTGAGACGCAGGTGCACAATCTGCTGTGGCAGCTGTTTGGCAAGGGCCATGTGGTTTGCGATGGGTGTCATAAGAACATTTCCGACGGCGAGGTGAGAACGCGGACCGACAATGGTATGAACCGGCACGTGGAGTGGTTTTGCTTGGATCGGAGAGATGTTCCTGTCGTCTACGAGATTGTTGGCTGTTTGACGAATGGAGGAGATCCCGAAGAGCTGCCGGCGGTGATGACGAGGCTGAAGTTGGCTCCCAAG TGGTGGACCAGCAAAAGAGGTGCTCATCTCTCACCACAAACAGTACGTCAATCACTACTTGAG CAGAACGACCGACGACCGTCGACCGTTAGTCGATCTACACAAGCACTCTCGGATCGGGTTATTTCGCCGCATACGACATCAACAATTGTCCCCTCGTCACGTTCTCAACTGCTACTGCTGAGCTCTTCTGATGGACAAACCAGTCTACTACTCAAGCATGCATGCGCCGTAGCGCCTTTTATTCTTTATAATACATTTGATCATCTTCGCTCTGTCTGGTACCATGAGTGCATTGTAGCTATCCAGTAG
- a CDS encoding uncharacterized protein (Compare to YALI0C09438g, weakly similar to uniprot|P50102 Saccharomyces cerevisiae YMR223W Ubp8p deubiquinating enzyme): MDWGCEHVKAVATGSNASHFVRDYAKIVLFLLKTKKTPNQAPHNTLIDMAFKKTDIKLGIKPSLDPLACVYCYSCSEFVDGQELEKRRLKVLCRWRGLKMAPGSTNPRTNGTGTNGTGTNGTNGTNGTHTPPSSFTQPSISSTRGLRGLVNMGATCFMSVIVQTLIHNPLIRNDFLAQNHSLGLCALKRAIADGTITYSDFCDYYEELPETIQRESRDLPLSTLITWANATLSPNPNNCIACALDDCFSKFYASATVQGYGPVSLMISSWNINRQLAGYSQQDAHEFWQFLVNELHGSSLVRVEEGLDEDRGASSDIPVQFKNTWDSISESGSCSDTSDCTCISHRTFGGTLQSTATCNGCSHTSHTYDPLMDLSLQIPLKGQASLSSCLDKYTAPEQMEYFCENCKSHESVSKTLALKKPPVVLSFQLKRFQHTGSSSSKIDTHVEFPLYLDMSPYTCSQESGLVYELYAVVCHHGSLNTGHYTCMVKGRDMHWYNFDDVTITRVDVQQVLAARAYLLFYIMHKI, translated from the coding sequence ATGGACTGGGGCTGTGAGCACGTCAAAGCGGTGGCCACGGGGTCCAACGCGTCGCATTTTGTGCGCGACTATGCGAAAATCGTGCTCTTTTTGCTCAAGACGAAAAAGACGCCGAATCAGGCGCCCCACAATACACTCATCGACATGGCCTTCAAAAAGACTGATATCAAGCTGGGCATCAAGCCGAGCCTGGATCCGCTCGCATGTGTCTATTGCTATAGCTGCAGCGAGTTTGTGGACGGccaggagctggaaaagaGACGGCTGAAGGTGCTCTGCCGTTGGAGAGGCCTCAAGATGGCTCCTGGATCTACCAACCCAAGGACAAACGGAACCGGCACTAACGGAACCGGCACTAACGGAACAAATGGAACAAATGGCACCCACACTCCTCCCTCGTCCTTCACACAACCGTCGATATCTTCAACCCGAGGCCTCAGAGGACTCGTCAATATGGGAGCCACCTGCTTCATGTCGGTCATAGTGCAGACTCTGATCCACAACCCGCTGATCCGAAACGACTTTCTCGCCCAAAACCACTCCCTCGGACTCTGTGCGCTGAAACGAGCGATAGCCGACGGCACAATCACATACTCGGACTTTTGCGACTACTACGAAGAACTGCCGGAGACGATCCAGCgcgagtcacgtgatctccCTTTGAGCACGCTCATCACGTGGGCCAATGCCACCTTGTCCCCGAACCCCAACAACTGCATTGCCTGTGCTCTTGACGACTGTTTCTCCAAGTTTTATGCCTCGGCTACAGTCCAAGGTTATGGACCCGTTTCCCTTATGATCTCGTCGTGGAACATCAACCGGCAGCTTGCAGGCTACTCGCAGCAGGATGCGCATGAGTTCTGGCAGTTTCTCGTCAATGAACTGCATGGTTCTTCTCTGGTGAGGGTGGAAGAGGGTCTGGATGAAGACAGAGGCGCTTCGTCTGACATCCCGGTGCAGTTCAAGAACACGTGGGACTCGATTTCCGAGTCGGGCTCCTGTTCAGACACTTCTGACTGCACTTGCATTTCCCATCGCACTTTTGGGGGCACTCTACAATCCACTGCCACGTGTAATGGGTGTTCACATACGTCCCACACGTACGATCCGCTCATGGACCTGTCCCTTCAGATCCCGCTCAAGGGTCAGGCGTCTCTGTCGTCTTGCTTGGACAAGTACACTGCTCCTGAGCAGATGGAGTACTTTTGTGAAAACTGCAAGTCGCATGAATCGGTCTCCAAGACGCTGGCTCTGAAGAAACCACCCGTGGTGCTTTCTTTCCAACTCAAACGGTTCCAACACACCGGatcatcgtcgtccaaGATAGATACTCATGTCGAGTTCCCTTTGTATTTGGATATGAGCCCGTATACGTGTTCTCAGGAGTCCGGGCTTGTTTACGAGCTGTACGCGGTCGTTTGTCATCATGGCAGCTTGAACACGGGACATTACACGTGTATGGTCAAGGGCAGGGATATGCATTGGTACAATTTCGACGATGTGACAATCACAAGGGTTGATGTTCAGCAGGTGTTGGCAGCCAGGGCTTACCTGTTGTTTTACATTATGCACAAGATTTGA
- a CDS encoding uncharacterized protein (Compare to YALI0C09526g, similar to Saccharomyces cerevisiae SRO9 (YCL037C) and SLF1 (YDR515W); ancestral locus Anc_1.36, weakly similar to uniprot|P25567 Saccharomyces cerevisiae YCL037c SRO9 La motif-containing proteins that modulate mRNA translation) has product MSAPSYASVAKEDERVEGEMIQDANDKEVASDKGPQPAAKDKADGSEKAAAGDMKGGDKSVSSEEPVITSLTPAPPPKVNAWKIKSDTVAVAPPSFEDKRDTSPAAPKMKMVKGEKWVPYTPTLVMNGGKRGGRSKGQGNQTGQNGSQSQSSQPRRKSKPRAPHGDKKDASDSSATGAGASASGGSSDGGAEGAGGAGGSEKRKMRYNYRKNYYKNDFQPQGGAPGQPGFYQPPGAYEYALSLIIGQVEYYFSVENLCKDLFMRKQMNSAGLVPLTLIAGFNRVKALAHDPAVFMQACRFAPSLQVVGDRIRLQQGWEQWVLPLEERDEAGKVEDVDPEAEAFPGLQQHQHQQQQMQMQHQQIQQSSEPSKVSFDVANATPFVPKKQ; this is encoded by the coding sequence ATGTCTGCTCCATCCTACGCCAGtgttgccaaggaggatgagCGAGTGGAGGGCGAGATGATTCAGGACGCTaacgacaaggaggtggccaGCGACAAGGGGCCGCAGCCGGCagccaaggacaaggctGATGGCAGTGaaaaggctgctgctggtgacATGAAAGGCGGAGACAAGTCTGTGTCGTCCGAAGAGCCCGTGATCACCTCCCTAACACCCGCACCGCCACCAAAGGTGAATGCGTGGAAGATCAAGAGCGACACGGTGGCTGTTGCTCCCCCCTCGTTTGAGGACAAGCGAGACACGTCGCCCGCAGCCCCCAAGATGAAAATGGTCAAGGGCGAAAAGTGGGTGCCCTATACTCCCACTCTGGTCATGAACGGCGGCAAGCGAGGCGGCCGAAGTAAGGGACAAGGCAACCAGACCGGCCAGAATGGCTCTCAATCGCAGTCCTCGCAACCCCGGCGAAAATCCAAACCCAGAGCTCCCCATGGAGACAAGAAAGATGCATCCGACTCGTCTGCCACCGGCGCAGGAGCTTCTGCAAGTGGCGGGTCTTCTGACGGTGGAGCTGAAGGGGCCGGTGGGGCCGGTGGTTCGGAAAAGCGAAAGATGCGATACAACTACCGAAAAAACTACTACAAGAATGATTTCCAGCCCCAGGGCGGCGCACCCGGCCAGCCCGGCTTCTACCAGCCCCCCGGAGCCTACGAGTACGCTCTGAGTCTCATCATTGGCCAGGTGGAGTACTATTTCAGCGTGGAGAACCTGTGCAAGGATCTGTTTATGCGGAAACAGATGAACAGCGCCGGCCTGGTGCCTCTGACGCTCATTGCCGGCTTCAACCGGGTCAAGGCCCTGGCACACGACCCGGCTGTCTTTATGCAGGCCTGTCGGTTTGCTCCTTCTTTGCAGGTGGTTGGCGATAGAATCCGACTGCAGCAGGGCTGGGAGCAGTGGGTGCTGCCCCTGGAGGAGCGAGATGAGGCTGgcaaggtggaggacgtGGATCCCGAGGCTGAGGCCTTCCCCggtctccagcagcatcagcaccagcaacagcagatgcagatgcagcaccagcagatccagcagTCCAGCGAGCCTTCCAAGGTCAGCTTCGACGTGGCCAATGCCACCCCCTTTGTGCCCAAGAAGCAGTAA
- a CDS encoding uncharacterized protein (Compare to YALI0C09482g, some similarities with uniprot|Q9C2Q2 Neurospora crassa Related to transcription activator amyR) yields the protein MFGTLSFNTDTDTSIRACDNCRLRKVKCPNVSNLVKPINGKFQPCAKCTEQALCCTYDRMAKKKGPKVSPKTLDLVLNQPWELTDQIATVHFEKEQQFVVNSSPPPLEIHVEQPNQLLSTALTSYFQNNYTTYPIIDLADDNESLLQGLRLANMIHSYKNGVDNVTQTSLLDQVQQIHLNRLSNPSDSVTLHSVCDSIFIHMAMTALGNTNKAMVYLSEAHSYYFLCQPTENEPRRKRINCILTSLRLETGAHHLSTEMPSYSFDELTSLPYYGPLAHLCDDSYNHQVISLLLWHTAMCVQRGHYFSSKG from the exons ATGTTCGGCACCCTCAGTTtcaacacagacaccgACACTAGTATCCGAGCCTGCGACAATTGCAGATTGCGGAAAGTAAAG TGCCCTAACGTGAGCAACCTAGTGAAACCCATCAATGGAAAGTTCCAGCCGTGTGCAAAGTGCACAGAGCAAGCTCTCTGTTGTACTTATGACCGaatggccaagaagaagggcccCAAGGTCTCTCCAAAGACTCTTGATCTGGTTCTCAACCAGCCCTGGGAACTCACGGACCAGATTGCCACGGTTCATTTTGAAaaggagcagcagtttgTTGTCAACTCGTCTCCGCCACCATTGGAGATCCATGTCGAGCAGCCCAACCAATTGCTCTCCACCGCATTAACCAGCTACTTTCAAAACAACTACACAACGTACCCCATCATTGATCTGGCAGACGACAATGAGAGCTTACTGCAGGGGCTGCGACTGGCCAACATGATCCACAGCTACAAAAACGGAGTCGACAACGTCACACAGACAAGTCTGCTGGATCAGGTCCAGCAAATACACCTCAACCGGCTGTCAAACCCGTCGGACTCGGTCACCTTGCACTCCGTCTGCGACTCCATCTTCATACACATGGCCATGACCGCTTTGGGCAACACAAACAAGGCCATGGTGTATCTCAGCGAGGCCCATAGCTACTACTTTCTGTGTCAGCCTACGGAAAACGAGCCGCGACGAAAACGAATCAACTGCATTCTCACCAGCCTGAGACTCGAAACCGGAGCACATCACTTGTCTACCGAGATGCCCAGCTACTCTTTTGACGAGTTGACTTCCCTGCCCTACTATGGCCCTCTTGCTCATCTGTGTGACGACTCCTACAATCACCAGGTCATTTCTCTGCTTCTTTGGCACACCGCCATGTGTGTCCAGAGAGGGCATTATTTTTCTTCCAAAGGATGA